In Candidatus Sulfotelmatobacter sp., a single window of DNA contains:
- a CDS encoding DUF1254 domain-containing protein has protein sequence MLLSRSLLAIAAVLALTNARAAEITPAETKAIAEEGFIYGLPIVMNYAVMYEYAVDRNSGQFKAPFNQIKNEARVFTYEDTAIITPNSDTPYSLLWLDLRAEPIVLSVPAVEKAR, from the coding sequence ATGCTGTTGTCCCGTTCGCTGCTCGCTATCGCCGCCGTGCTGGCGCTCACGAACGCACGCGCTGCGGAGATCACGCCCGCCGAAACCAAAGCCATCGCCGAAGAGGGCTTCATCTACGGACTGCCGATCGTGATGAACTACGCGGTGATGTACGAGTACGCCGTGGACCGGAACTCCGGCCAGTTCAAAGCCCCGTTCAACCAGATCAAGAACGAAGCCCGCGTATTCACGTACGAGGACACGGCGATCATCACGCCCAACAGCGACACTCCCTATTCGCTGCTCTGGCTCGATCTACGCGCCGAGCCCATCGTCCTGTCCGTCCCTGCCGTGGAAAAGGCGCGCTA